CCCGTACGCGCACCGCGGCGGAGGCCGAGCGGCTCGCGACCGCCGAGGGGCGGCGGCTGTGGCAGCGGGCCGTGGACCGCGCGCAGGGGCGCGCGGCCGGCCGCTCCGGGGACCTCAGCCAGGACGACGACCGTCCGCTGTACTGGGCGCGCCTCGGGATGACTCGGGCGCTGCGCGACTGGAAGCCGGCGTTCGCGATGACGGACGCGCGGCGGACGGCCCTGGTGGGGAAGCTGGTCGCGAAGGTCGAGCGCGGCTCGCGCGGGCAGGACTCCATCGAGCTGCCCCGGGGCGACCGGGGCATCAAGCGCGTCGTGATCACCGGCTTCGACCCCTTCCAGCTGGACTCCGACATCCGCCGCTCCAACCCCTCGGGCGCTGCCGCGCTCGCCCTGGACGGCACGACCGTGAACACGCCGACCGGTCCGGCACGGATCGAGGCGGCGCTCTTCCCGGTGCGCTGGGCGGACTTCACGGCCGGTGACGTCGAGCGCACATTGCTGCCGCACTTCGAGTCCGGGCAGCGGGAGGCGGACCTGTTCACGACGATCAGCCAGGGGCGGGACGGCCGCTTCGACCTGGAGCACACCAACGGCGCCTGGCGCGGCGGCTACCCGGACAACGTGGGCGCGTCCCGCACCGGGACCGTCCCCGTGCCGCCGGGCGTGCCGACCGTCCACCCGCAGCCGCAGTGGACGTCGACGACCCTGCCCTACGACGCGATCCTGGCCGCGAAGACCGGCCCGTACCCGGTGTACGACAACACGGCCGTCACGGAGATCCCGGCGGGCGGCACCGGGCCCGTGCACCGGCCCGCCGGGCCGACGCCGGGCTCGACGGCCCGCGAGGGCGGCGGGGGCGACTACCTCTCCAACGAGATCGCCTACCGGGCGACGCTGCTGCGCGACGCGCTGCGCCCGTACCTCCCGGGCGGCCATCTGCACACGCCGGTGCTGCGGTTCGGCGCGGGCAACACCGATCCCGCCACCGGGCGGATCACGGACCCCTCTTTCGTCCGGGACCGGCAGGCGATCACCGCGCAGATCCGGGCCTTGATCACCGTGGCGGCGGGTGGCGCCCCTCGGTCATGATGAACGCATGATCATCGCAGCGGCGCAGTTCACCGCCCGGCCGTGCGACGTCGACGCCAATGTCGCGCGCATGGCCGGGTTCGTCACCGAGTCGGCGGAGCGGGGTGCGGCGCTCGTCGTCTTCCCCGAGCTGGCCGTCACCGGCTACGAGCTGCCGGAGATCGTCGCCGATCCGGACCGGCTCGCCTTCGCCCCCGACGATCCCCGGCTGGACCCGGTGCGGCAGGCCTGCGCGGCGGCGGGGGTCGCCGCGGTGGTCAACTGCGCGGGGCGCACGGCGGCGGGGCCGACGATCACCTCGTACGTGTACGGGCCGGACGGCGCGCTGCTCACGCGCTACGACAAGCGGCACGTGACGGATACGGAGCGGGCCGCGGGCTTCGTCCCCGGCACGGCGGACGGCCGGTTCACGCTGGGCGGTGTCGCGTTCGGGCTGGCCATCTGCTTCGACACGCACTTCCCCGAGCTCGCGGCCCGCGCGGCGGCCGACGGCTGCCGGGTGCTGCTGGCGAGTTCGCTGTACTCCAAGGGCGTCGGCGCCGAGGAACGCGTGGCGGTCTTCCCGGCGCTGGCGAGGGACCACGGCCTGCACGTCCTGCTCGCCAACCACACGGGCCCCGCGGGCCCGTACGACGCCTGCGGCCTCAGTGCGGTGTGGTCCCCGGACGGCGGCGTACTGGCCGAGGCCCCGGCCACCGCGCCGGGGCTGGTGTCGGCGGACGTGCTCAGCTGACGGCGCGGTCCGAGACCCGACGGTCGTCGTCCCCGTCATTCCCGTCCTCCGGGGCCGCCTCGCCCGTGAGGTCGCGGGCGAGCAGCGTCGCGCCGGCGACCGCGCCGGGCATGACGAACACCGCGACGAACGGCACCAGGAAGAGCAGGGTGAGGGGCACACCGAAGCCGAGGGCGAGGAGCTTGCGGGAGCGCAGCAACCGCAGGCGCTCCCGCAGGGGGACGCGACGGCGCTGGAGGGCGACGGCGGTGAGTTCCTCGGTGAGGAAGAACCCGGAGACGCAGAAGCCGATCGCCGGAATGACCGTCTGCCCGATGACGGGCACGAAGCCGAGGGCGAAGAGCAGCACGCCCCAGACGGCCACCCTGAGGAGCACGGCGAGGCTCTCGCGGGCGGAGATCCACAGCTCGCGCCAGAGCGGCAGCCCGGATTCGTGGACGGTGCCGTCCTCGGACAGGTCGACCTTCTCGGAGAGCGACTCGTAGAAGGGCTGGCCGACGAGCAGCGTGACGGCGGTGAAGGAGATCAGCGCGAGCAGCAGGCTGCCGCCGAAGAACAGGACGGTCAGGCCGCCCCGGAAGAGGCCGAGCCAGGGCGAGCCCCAGCCGTCGGCGAAGGGCGTGGCCCAGCCGACGACGTCGTCCGCGTAGAGGACGAGCGCGACCATCGCGCCCGCGTATCCCACGAGCGTGATCAGCCCGGGCAGCAGTCCGAACCCCCACTGCTTCCGGTTCCGCCCCACCCAGCGCTGGCCCTTGGCCAGGTAGGTCATGCCCGCTACAAGATCTCGCATGGCGGCAAAGCGTAGCGCTTGCCGCGAGCGCCCTGACCTGTGCCGCCTGCGGCAGCGGGCGCCCTGCGGGCGCGTCCTCAAGCGCCGGACGGGCCACAAGCAGCCCGTCCGGCGCTTGAGGATGCCGCCTCAGCCCTCGAAGCTGACGATCATCTTGCCGGTGTTCTCGCCGCGGAGCATGCCGAGGAAGGCGTCCACGGCGTGGTCGATGCCCTTGACGACCGTCTCGTTGTACTTGATCTCGCCGGAGCGCACCCAGGCCGAGACCTCCTCGATGAACCGCGGGCGCAGCGCCTGGTGGTCCGAGACGAGCAGGCCGTTCAGGCGCAGCCGCTTGCCGATGACGAGGGCGAGGTTGCTCGGGCCGGGCGTCGGCTCGGTGGCGTTGTACTGGGCGATCGCACCGCACAGCGCGGCGCGGCCGTGCACGTTCAGGGAGGAGATGGCCGCTTCGAGGTGGTCGCCGCCGACGTTGTCGAAGTAGACGTCGATGCCGTCGGGGGCGGCTTCCTTGAGCTGCTCGGCGACGGGGCCGTTCTTGTAATTGAAGGCGGCGGTGAAGCCGTACTCCTCCGTGAGGATCCGGACCTTCTCGTCCGAGCCCGCGCTGCCGATGACGCGCGAGGCGCCCTTGAGCCTGGCGATCTGGCCGACGAGGCTGCCGACCGCGCCCGCCGCGCCGGAGACGAAGACCGCGTCGCCCTCCTTGAAGGAGGCGACCTCCAGCAGACCCGCGTAGGCGGTCAGGCCCGGCATGCCGAGCACGCCGAGGTAGGTGGAGAGCGGGGCCAGCTCCGGGTCGACCTTGGCGGTGTGCCGGGCGTCGACCACCGCGTACTCGCGCCAGCCGAGGCCGTGCAGCACGTGGTCGCCGACCTCGAAGCCCTCGGCGCGGGAGGCGATGACCTCACCGATCGCGCCGCCGTCCATGGGCTGGTCGAGCTGGAAGGGGGGTACGTACGACTTGACGTCGTTCATCCGGCCGCGCATGTACGGGTCCACGGACATGTGGACGTTGCGGACGAGGATCTGGCCCTCGCCGGGCTCGGGGACCGCGACCTCACGGAGCGCGAAGTCCTCGGGCTTCGGCCAGCCCTGCGGGCGGGCGACGAGGTGCCATTCACGGCCGGTGGTGGGCGTTGCGGACATGAAACGAAGCCTCCTAATGGTTCACCAACTAAAACAACCATGCGCCTCGATATTTCATGTTGTCAAGCAACCGGGTAGCCTGAGCCGTATGGTCCACCGAACGGATGCCCTGACCCTCGAAGTCGTCGAACTCATCGCGACCGTCGTGGCGCGCTACCACGAGGAGTACGAGGAGGCGGCGGCCAAGCACTCCCTGACCGGCGCCCAGGCGCGGGTGCTGGCGCTGCTGGCCGGCGAGCCGCAGCCCATGCGCCGCATCGCGCAGCAGCTGAAGTGCGAGCCGTCCAACGTGACCGGCATCATCGACCGTCTGGAGGCCCGTGACCTGGTCGAACGCCGGCCGGACCCCGCTGACCGCCGGGTGAAGCTCGCCGCGGCCACCGAAACGGGCCGGGAGGTCTCCGGCCGGCTGCGCGAGTCGCTGAACTTCGCACGCGAACCGCTGGCGGGGCTGTCGACCCAGGAGCGCGCGGTGCTGCGCGACCTGCTCAAGCGGATGCTCGGCGAGGACCCCGACGACCCGTACACCCGCCTCTGAGCGGTCACCGCGGCCCGCCGGGTGCCGCTCTGTGCCCGCGTCTATGCCCGCTCAGCCGGTCAGGCGCAGATCGCGGGCCGTGACGACGGTGCCCAGCCGGGGCATGTCGAGCGTCACCGACGCCCGGTGCTCCGCCTCGGTCAGGGCGCTCATCGCGTCCTCCACGAACACCAGCTCATAGCCGTGATCGGCGGCGGCGCGGGCGGTGGACTCCACGCCGAGGTTGGTGGCGATCCCGGTGAGGACGAGCGTCCGCACCCCGCGCTCCCGCAGCCGCGCGTCCAGCCCGGTGCCGTGGAACGCGCCGACGGCCCCCTTGACGACCTCGATGTCACCCGGTTCGGCGACACCCTCGAGCAGCGCGCTGCCCGGCGGCTGCTCCACCACCCCCGGCCGCTCCACCCGTACGACCGCGACCGGCGCCCCCGCCTTGCGGAACGCCCGCGCCAACTCCACGGATCTCTCCGCCACTTCGTCGCCGGAGCGCGGCGCGAGCGGAAGCGCCACGATGCGCTCCATGAGGTCGACGATCACCAAGGCGGTTCGCTGCGGGTCGATTTCGGTCATGTCCAGACCGTACCGGCCGGGCCGGTGACGCAGGCGGCCCACGGGCCAGCTCCGGGGTGACGGCGGGTAAAGCTTCGACGACATCCGCGGACGGGCTGCCCGGCCCCGGTCCTGATCACCCGTCAGCGTGGCTGGTTCCCGGCGGTCGGTGTCGCGATACCGCCGCGCTCGGCGACGAAGACCGTCGACCGGCGCCGGGATCCGGACGGGGTGCGCGACCATGCCTCCATGAGCTCAGCGCCCGGCCCCTCCGCCACCCCCGCCTTCGACCCGCTCGCGTTCCAGCTCGTGCTGCTGCGCCGGATGGCCGACCACCAGCCGGGCCTGGTCGAGGACGCCCTGCGCGAACTGGGCGTCGACCGCGCGCAGATGCGCGAGGCCAACCGCCGCTGGCAGGCCATGGCGCACTCCCCGCGCCGCCGCGCGGCGGGCGCCCGCTACCGTTCCGCGCTCGGCCCGCCCGAGACGGTCTCCGAGCGCCGCGTGGGCGACCTGACCTTCGATGCCCTGACGTGGCGCGTGCCGCTCTGGCCCGATCTGAGGTTCGAGGTGCTGACCGCGCCCGGCGGCGCGGTCTGGAACGAATGGCTGATCCGGGCCCCCGGCCTGCCCGGCCCGGCGCTGCGTACGGTCCGTGACCTGCGGCCCTGGGCGTGCACCGTGGACGAGGTGGCGCGTGCCTTCCCGCCCGCACGCCCCATGGAGGGCACGGCGCCCACCCGCTGGCGGCTGTCGTTCACGGCACCGGACGCCGCCGGGAAGCGCGCGGAGTACGTGGCGGAATTCAGCTGGGGACTGTTGCAGCGCGTCACACCCAGCGACCCGCCCGCCGTCTGAGGACACCGCCGCGAAGCGGTGGGGCGCGCGACACGGCCCCGCCCGTGCGAGGGCCCGCGTCTCGTCCTTTAGGGGGATGGCGAAGTGGCCATTCATCCGAGGCACGGGCGCGGAGCCACTGCCTAGCGTGGGCGGTGCTTCCTCACCCCGGATGGATACCCATGCCCCGCACCCGCCTGTCCGCCCTCGTCCTCGCCCTGCTGATGCCGGCGGTCGCGCTGCTGACCGCCTGCTCCCTGGGCGGAACCGCCGACGACAAGGCCAGCGGCACCCCCGCCTCGGCCGAGGAACCGGCCGGTGTCTCCATCCCCGCCATCGGCGTGCGGAGCCCGCTGATCCGCCTGGGGATGGACAAGGACGGGACCGTGCGGGTCCCGCCGCGGGAGAAGGGCATGACCGCGGGCTGGTACACGGGCGGCGCCCGGCCCGGCGAGTCCGGGGCGGCCGTCATCGTCGGCCACAACGACGCCCGCGACGGAAAAGCCGTCTTCCACGACCTGGACAAGGTCGGCAAGGGCACGGTCATCGACATCGAGCGCGGCGACGGCAAGGTGCTCCACTTCGCGGTGACCGGCACCGAGAAGGTCGGCAAAAAGGCGTTCCCGGTGAAGAAGGTCTACGGCAAGACCTCCGAGCGGGCCTTGCGCCTGGTCACCTGCGCGGACGACCGCGCCCCCGACGGACACCCCGTGCAGAACCTGATCGTCTACGCGTCCCTGCGGTCGTGAGACGGCCGGGGTGGACCAACCGCTCCCGGCCGCCGTGCGGCGGCCGGGAGCGGTTGGTCCGCAGTCGCTCGGCGGTCAGGCCAGCTCGGCCGAGAGCGTGATCGTCGTACCGGTGAGCGCCTGGCTGACCGGGCAGTTCTTCTTGGCGTCCTCGGCGGCCGCGACGAAGCCCTCCTCGTCCAGGCCCGGCACCTCGCCGCGCACGGTGAGGTGGATGCCGGTGATGCCCTCACCCGGCTGGAAGGTGACCTCGGCCTTGGTCTCCAGGCGGGTCGGCGGGGTGCCGGCGCCGGTCAGCCCGTGCGAGAGGGCCATGGAGAAGCAGCTGGAGTGAGCGCCCGCGATCAGCTCCTCGGGGCTCGTCTTGCCATTGGCCTGCTCGGCGCGGGACGGCCAGGAGACCGGGTAGTCGCCGATGCCGGACGAGTCGAAAGTGACGGTGCCACTGCCCTTGAGCAGTTCGCCTTCCCAGACCGTGTGCGCGGTGCGGTTCGTGGCCATACTGGCTTCCTCCTGCAAGAACGGTTCAAACGAGTCATATGAAGATCGGGACCCAACGTCCCGATCATCGTGCCGACGCGGCCCCCGCCCCGGTTCCGACACGCCCGGGAGACGCATCGGACGCGGTTTCGGGAGCGCCGTCGGGTATAGCGACGGCGGAGGCTCCGCTCCCGGACGCCCCGGAGCTCCCGGACGTCCCAGACGTTCCCGCCTTCCCGGACGTCCCGGCGGACGGCGTGTTCCAGGCCACGAGCGCCGGGCGCCCGTGCTCGGTGCCGATCCGGCTGACCGTCGCCGTGTCCAGCCGGAACAGCGCGCCGGCCGCGGGCGGCAGCCCGAGCCTACGAGCGGTCAGCACCCGGAGGAAGTGCCCGTGCGCGACCAGCACCACATCGCCGTCGTCCGCCGGCTCCAACCGCGACGCGATCCGTGCCAGCACGCGGTCGGCCCGTGCGCCCACCTCTTCGAGCGTCTCCCCGGGATGCCCGGCGGGCCCGGGGATCACCCCGTCGTCCCACAGATACCAGTCGGGCCGGGTGCGCTGAATCTCCGGGGTCGTCACGCCCTCGTAGCCGCCGTAGTCCCATTCCCGCAGGTCGGGGTCGGTGTGGATGTCCGTGAGCCCGGCCAGTTCGGCGGTCCGCACGGCCCGCCCCAGCGGGCTCGCCAGCACCAGGGACACCGTGCGCTCCGCGAGCAACGGCCGTAGGGCCGTCGCCTGCCCCTCGCCGACCTCGGTCAGCGGCACATCGGTCAGCCCGGTGTGCCGCCCGGAACGGCTCCACTCGGTCTCGCCGTGCCGGACCAGCAGCAGCTCACTCACCGTCGCGCCGCTCGCCGCCCTGACCGGCCTCCGCGTCCGCCTGGGCCTGCGCGACCGAGGCCCGTACCTCGTCCATGTCGAGCGCGCGGGCCTGCTTGATGACGTCCTCCAGCGCGGCCTCCGGCAGCGCGCCGGGCTGGGCGAACACCGCGATGTTGTCGCGCACGATCATCAGCGTCGGGATCGACTGGATCTCGAAGGCGGCGGCCAGCTCCGGCTGCGCCTCGGTGTCGACCTTGGCGAAAACCAGATCGTCATGGCGCCCGGCCGCTCCTTCGTAGACGGGCGCGAACTTCCGGCACGGCCCGCACCACTCCGCCCAGAAGTCGATGAGCACGAATCCGCTGTCGGAGACGATCTCGTCGAAGTTGTCCTTGGTGAGCTCCACCGTGCTGCCGCTCATCGCGTGCCTGCCTCTTCCGCTCGTCGTCCAGGGCCCCCGGCAGCGGCAACAGGGCGATGCTGCGTCGTATTCCTGGGCCTTGGCCCGGCGGGTGCACCTCCGCTGCACGGCGGTGCCCTCGAGCTCCCCCGGCTACCGCTGGGAGATGCCCCCAGCGGGCTGGTTCTGGGCTGAGCCCAGCCACATCAAGCCCGTCCGGCGATTGAGGACGCGCCCGCAGGGCGCTCGCCGCCGCAGGCGGCAAGACGGGCCTGCAGTCGAACGATCCGCCGGCCAGGCGCAAGGTATCGTCGGCCGGGGCCGTCCGGGGAGAGCCACGGCCGACGCGATCGTCATGGGGAGGACGCGGTGCCGGTGCCGCCCGGGCAGACGCACCTCGCCGCGCCCGGCGGGCCGGAGCGCTGGCGCACGATCGGCACGACCCACCACGTCCTCGGCGTCATCCACAACGTCACCTCCGCGACCCGCCTGCTCGATCTCCTCTCCGTCTTCGAGGGCGATACCCGGATACAGGTGCATTTCACGTGCACGGGTTCGTCGGCGTTCGACGGGGGAATGCGGGAATTCATCGCCGCGAGGGAAATGCCGTGCATTCCTTGGGGCGAGGCGTGCGAGCTGAAATTCGACCTCGCGGTCAGCAGCAGCCGCGGCGGGGAGTTGCAGGATATTTCCGCACCACTCATATGCGCCCCGCACGGTGCCGGATACAATAAAACACTCAGCCGGGAGCCGGGAGCCGGGAGCCGGGAGCCGGGAGCCTTCGGCCTGACGGACGAATGGCTGGTCCATGACGGCCGGTTGATCCCCTCCGCCATCGTCCTGTCCCACGACGAACAACGCGAACGCCTGCGCGACGGCTGCCCCGACGCGGTGCCCTTCGCCACCGTCGTCGGCGATCCGTGCGCCGACCAGCTGCGGGCCTCCACGCCGTTCCGGGACGCCTACCGGACGGCCCTCGGCGTACGCCCCGGCCAGAAGCTCCTGGTCCTGACGTCGACTTGGGGCCGGCGTTCCCTCCTCGGACACGGCGGCGACACGGTACGCCGGGCGCTGGCCGAGCTGCCGCGGGACGAATACCGCGTGGTGGCCGCAGTACACCCCAATGCCTGGCACGGCCACGGCGGTTGGCAGGTGCACACGTGGCTCGCGCCGTTCGTCCGCGCCGGGCTCGTCCTGCCCGTCCCGGAGACGGATACCTGGAAGGCCGCCCTGACCGCCGCCGACGCGTTCATCGGCGACCACGGCTCGGTCACCCTCTACGGCGTCGCGCTGGGCCTTCCCGGCCTTCTGGGCGCCTTCGACGAGGGCGTCGTGGCACCCGGCTCGCCGATGGCCCTCCTGGGCGGGCTGCTGCCGCGCGTCACGGCGGGACGTCCGCTGGCCCGGCAACTGGCCGACGCCGCGGCCACACAGCCCGGCGACGCACGGCTGGCCGAGGTGGGCGGCCTGGTGACGTCCCGTCCGATGCGGTCGATGGCCCTGCTGCGCGGCCTGTTCTACGAACACCTCGGGCTGCCCGAACCGGCCGATCCGGCAGTCGTCCGGCCCGTCGCCGTCCCCCGCCGCCCGCACGACCGGCGCCGGGACCCGGCCCCTCCCCCGGTGTTCGTGACGGCTCACTTCGAGGAGCACGGCGTGGGCGCGCCGACGGTCACGGTCCGCCGCTACCCCGCGGCGGTGCAGGGCGCCGAGGCCGGGCACCTTCCCGACCCCCACCTCGTGGCCGCCGAGGGAGAACCGGACGTCCGCTGGCTGCACACGGCGGATATCCTCCTGGCCCGCCCCGCCGCGACGGAACGGCCGACGAGGGAGGTCGCGGGGCCGCTGTTCGACCGGTATCCGGGGTGCGGGGTGGTCGCCGTCCCCGGACCGGACGGGCTGAACGGCGACTGCGGTCTCGCCCTGCGCGACGGCCCGGAGCTCACGGCCCGCTGGCGGGACGCGCAGTGGTGGACGACACCGCAGACGGCGGCAGCGGCCGCCCACGCCTGCCTGTCCCGGTTCGGCCCGGCCTGGGAGGGCGGGATCACCGTCCGCACGGGAGAACACCTGCCACCCGCCGTGCTGACGGTTGCCGCCGCGCACCGCAGCTGACGGGGCCGGGCCCGGCGGGGGCGGCGGCCTCTCCGGGGGAAGCGCCACCGGCCGGACTGCCGCGCGGAGGCGGCCGCCGGCAGGGCTGCCGGGTGCGGAAATGCCGTGACCACGTGGTCGGCGCGAAGCGGCCGCCCGGCAGGACTGCTGGGTGACGAAACGCCGAGCCCGCGTGGCCGAGGCGAAGCCGACGCCCGGCAGGGCTGCCGGGTGAGCAAACGCCGAGCCCGCGTGGCCGACGCGAAGGCGCCTCACCGCTCGAGGCGAGGCCCCGGTCGGCGCCGGCAGCACCCACGCCCTCTACGAACCGGCGTCAGTCGCGCCGCCGGCAGAGGCCCCATCAGCGGACGCTTTTCCGGCGGCCGCACCGCCGCCGGCTGTCCCGTCAGCGGCTGTCCCGTCGGCGCTCGCCTCACCAGTGGGCTCGTCACCAGCAGCCATCCCATCGCCGGCCGTGTCAGCGGCTGCCGGGTCAGCGGCAGTCGTCCCACCAGCAGCCGTCCCGTCGGCAGACGTCCCACCGGTGGGCGCCCCACCACCGGCAGACGCACCGCCGCCAGCCGCCCCACCATCGTCGTCCCGCGCGGCCAGTCGCAAACGCACTGCCGCCGCCTTCACGCTGCCGATCCCCCTGTACGTCTCCAGCGCCACGCGCCACTCCCAGCGGGCGCCCTCGGGGTCGCCGCTCGCGGCCAGGACGTCGCCCCGCAGCAGCACCGCGTCCGCCCGCTCCTTCGGGGCGACGCGGGGCGGGAACAGGGTCATCGCCTCGTCGAGGCCCGCCAGCGCCTCGTCGGGGCGGTCGGCCCGCAGGCGGGCTTCCGCGTAGCGGGTGAGGGCGCGCGCCTCGTTGTAGCGGTCCGGGCGGGGGACTGCGGGGTCGTGGCGGTCGGTCAGGGCGGCGAACAGGCGGCGGGCGTTCAGCAGCAGCCGCGCCGCCTCCGCGTGGTCGCGGGCGGCGCTGTGGGCGCGGCCCCGGTGGTACTCCAGCAGCGCGCGCCCCCGTGGGTGCTCGATGTCGCCGAGCGCGGTGGTCGCCTCCCGGAACAGGGCGATCGCGTCGTGGGGGCGGCCTTCCCGGAGCGCGAGCTGCCCCAGGCCCTCCAGCGCGGAGGACGCGGTGCGCGCGTGCCCGATGCCGGCCGCCAGGGCGCGCGCCCGCTCGTAGTGGTGCCGCGCGGCCGCGTTGTCGCCGTCGCCCGCGCGGTCGTACAGCGCGAAGGCGGTCTCGTAGTGCATCCGGGCCAGGACGAGGTCGTCGCGCAGCCGCCCGGCCGCTTCGAGGGCCTGCTCGCACACGCCGATCCAGCGCGTGTGGTACTTCCGGCGGAAGAAGAAGCCCCGCAGCGCCTCGGCGAGTTCGCAGGTGAGCCGGTCACGGCCGGTGCGGGCGGCGAGCGCGACCACGGCGGCCGCGTTCTCCCCGTCCGGCTCCAGCGCGTCCAGGGCCGCCCCCTCGTTCTCGAAGACCGCGGTCGGCAGGCCGCCCGGGGCGAAGCGGGAACCGAAGCGCCAACGGTCGGAGACGAGGGCCTCGGCCGCCGCGGCCCGCTCCAGGTACCAGTCGATGATCACGTCGGCGGCCGTGTCGGACGAGGGCGTGTCGGACGAGGGCGTGCCGGACGACGGTGTGCCGGACGGGGGCGTTTCCTCCAGCCGCCTGCGCGCGTAGGCGTGGACCAGGCCGTTCATGCGGTAGCGGCCGGCCGTGGAGGGCTCCAGCAGCCGTTCGTGGACGAGGGTCCGTAATGCCTTGGCCCCCTCGCGCCCGTCGCCTCCCAGCCGCTTCACCAGGTCGCCCGCGAACTCGCCGGTGGGGTGTGCGCCGAGCATCCGCCAGACCGCCGCTGCTCTCTCGTCCAGGCCGGAGTAGGCGACGTCGAGGACCTTGGGGTAGGGGATCTCGTCGGCCACGGACAGCGCCTCCCATACGGTCTGCGGATCAGTGAGCTCGTCGGCGAGCTCGCGCAGCGCCTCCGCCCCTTCCGCCGCGCGCACGCGCGCGATACGCACCGCCAGCGGCAGCCCGGCGCAGGCGCGGATCACTTCACGGAGCGCCTGCCCGCCGTCGTGCCCGCCCTCGTGGCCGCCGTCCGGGCCGTCCTCGGCGACGGGGCCGAACAGCTGCGCGCAGGCGTCGTCGTCCAGCGCGTCGAGCGTCACGTAGTCCGGGCCGGGCTGCGTGACGCTCAGGCCGGTGAGCCGGTTGCGGCTGGTGACGACCACGACACTGCCGGGCGCCCCGGGCAGCAGCGGGCGGACCTGGGCGGGGACGACGACGTTGTCGAGCAGCATCAGGCTCGGCTCGTCGGCCGTCAGGGACCGGAAGTACGCCGACAGTTCGGCCAGACCGGCGGGCCGCTCCTCGCGCGGGGTGCCCAGCTGCCCGACGAAGGTCTCGAGCACGCTCACCGGATCGACCGGGGAGCGCGGGCCCTGGGGGCTCATGTCCGCGTAGAACTGGCCGCCGGGGAAGTCGTCGCGCACGTCGTACAGCCAGCGCAGCGCGACGGCGGTCTTGCCGATGCCCGGGATGCCGGTGATGACGACGAGCCGCGGGGCTCTGCGGCCCTCCCGTCCGGCCAGCAGCGCGTCGAGCTTCGCGCGGGGAGCGGCGCGGTCGACGAATTCCTCCGGCTCGGGCAGCAGCATGCGGGGCGTGCGGACGGGAGCCGCCTGCCCCCAGTGCACGTTCTGCGCCTGGATGACCGTTCCCGTGAAGGTGCCACCGGAAATGTCGTTGCCGATGAAGTCCACGCACCCCGCCCGTCGTCGTTCCGGCCACGAC
The window above is part of the Streptomyces syringium genome. Proteins encoded here:
- a CDS encoding pyroglutamyl peptidase, translating into MRPIEKARMSFGIALLACAALLPTPAVAAPAASSEPSATSPTAEEERLTGPVPQEVLRRSGFDGVAPGFARALARTRTAAEAERLATAEGRRLWQRAVDRAQGRAAGRSGDLSQDDDRPLYWARLGMTRALRDWKPAFAMTDARRTALVGKLVAKVERGSRGQDSIELPRGDRGIKRVVITGFDPFQLDSDIRRSNPSGAAALALDGTTVNTPTGPARIEAALFPVRWADFTAGDVERTLLPHFESGQREADLFTTISQGRDGRFDLEHTNGAWRGGYPDNVGASRTGTVPVPPGVPTVHPQPQWTSTTLPYDAILAAKTGPYPVYDNTAVTEIPAGGTGPVHRPAGPTPGSTAREGGGGDYLSNEIAYRATLLRDALRPYLPGGHLHTPVLRFGAGNTDPATGRITDPSFVRDRQAITAQIRALITVAAGGAPRS
- a CDS encoding carbon-nitrogen hydrolase family protein — encoded protein: MIIAAAQFTARPCDVDANVARMAGFVTESAERGAALVVFPELAVTGYELPEIVADPDRLAFAPDDPRLDPVRQACAAAGVAAVVNCAGRTAAGPTITSYVYGPDGALLTRYDKRHVTDTERAAGFVPGTADGRFTLGGVAFGLAICFDTHFPELAARAAADGCRVLLASSLYSKGVGAEERVAVFPALARDHGLHVLLANHTGPAGPYDACGLSAVWSPDGGVLAEAPATAPGLVSADVLS
- a CDS encoding EI24 domain-containing protein yields the protein MRDLVAGMTYLAKGQRWVGRNRKQWGFGLLPGLITLVGYAGAMVALVLYADDVVGWATPFADGWGSPWLGLFRGGLTVLFFGGSLLLALISFTAVTLLVGQPFYESLSEKVDLSEDGTVHESGLPLWRELWISARESLAVLLRVAVWGVLLFALGFVPVIGQTVIPAIGFCVSGFFLTEELTAVALQRRRVPLRERLRLLRSRKLLALGFGVPLTLLFLVPFVAVFVMPGAVAGATLLARDLTGEAAPEDGNDGDDDRRVSDRAVS
- a CDS encoding NADP-dependent oxidoreductase; the encoded protein is MSATPTTGREWHLVARPQGWPKPEDFALREVAVPEPGEGQILVRNVHMSVDPYMRGRMNDVKSYVPPFQLDQPMDGGAIGEVIASRAEGFEVGDHVLHGLGWREYAVVDARHTAKVDPELAPLSTYLGVLGMPGLTAYAGLLEVASFKEGDAVFVSGAAGAVGSLVGQIARLKGASRVIGSAGSDEKVRILTEEYGFTAAFNYKNGPVAEQLKEAAPDGIDVYFDNVGGDHLEAAISSLNVHGRAALCGAIAQYNATEPTPGPSNLALVIGKRLRLNGLLVSDHQALRPRFIEEVSAWVRSGEIKYNETVVKGIDHAVDAFLGMLRGENTGKMIVSFEG
- a CDS encoding MarR family winged helix-turn-helix transcriptional regulator, whose translation is MVHRTDALTLEVVELIATVVARYHEEYEEAAAKHSLTGAQARVLALLAGEPQPMRRIAQQLKCEPSNVTGIIDRLEARDLVERRPDPADRRVKLAAATETGREVSGRLRESLNFAREPLAGLSTQERAVLRDLLKRMLGEDPDDPYTRL
- a CDS encoding isochorismatase family protein, whose translation is MTEIDPQRTALVIVDLMERIVALPLAPRSGDEVAERSVELARAFRKAGAPVAVVRVERPGVVEQPPGSALLEGVAEPGDIEVVKGAVGAFHGTGLDARLRERGVRTLVLTGIATNLGVESTARAAADHGYELVFVEDAMSALTEAEHRASVTLDMPRLGTVVTARDLRLTG
- a CDS encoding class F sortase — encoded protein: MPRTRLSALVLALLMPAVALLTACSLGGTADDKASGTPASAEEPAGVSIPAIGVRSPLIRLGMDKDGTVRVPPREKGMTAGWYTGGARPGESGAAVIVGHNDARDGKAVFHDLDKVGKGTVIDIERGDGKVLHFAVTGTEKVGKKAFPVKKVYGKTSERALRLVTCADDRAPDGHPVQNLIVYASLRS
- a CDS encoding OsmC family protein — its product is MATNRTAHTVWEGELLKGSGTVTFDSSGIGDYPVSWPSRAEQANGKTSPEELIAGAHSSCFSMALSHGLTGAGTPPTRLETKAEVTFQPGEGITGIHLTVRGEVPGLDEEGFVAAAEDAKKNCPVSQALTGTTITLSAELA
- the trxA gene encoding thioredoxin produces the protein MSGSTVELTKDNFDEIVSDSGFVLIDFWAEWCGPCRKFAPVYEGAAGRHDDLVFAKVDTEAQPELAAAFEIQSIPTLMIVRDNIAVFAQPGALPEAALEDVIKQARALDMDEVRASVAQAQADAEAGQGGERRDGE